The Bifidobacterium sp. WK012_4_13 genome contains the following window.
ACGCCGTTCTTGCCCATCAGCACCTCGGCGCAGTGTATCTCGAGCGCACGTTGAATGGAAACCGTATCGGTCGAGAAATAAGGCATTCCCGCTCCGGCTCCGAAAATCACCACTCTGCCCTTTTCCAAGTGGCGTATCGCCTTCTGCGGAATGTATGGCTCCGCAACCTGCCCCATCGTTATTGCAGTCTGAACCCTCGTGGCCTGACCGGCCTGCTCCAGGAAGTCCTGGAGCGCGAGGCAGTTCATGACGGTGCCCAGCATTCCCATGTAATCTCCGCGTGAGCGTTCGATCCCGGCCTGGCTGAGCTGGGCGCCACGGAAGAAGTTGCCCCCGCCGACGACTATTGCAACCTGAACGCCGGTTTTCACAGCCGCAACTATCTCAGATGCTATGCGGCTCACGACCGCCGTGTCGACGCCAACGGCTCCCCCACCAAACGCCTCTCCGGAAAGCTTGAGAAGCACCCTTCTCGACCTTACCGGTGCATTGCTCTTATCATGATCGTCATCAGACACGTCGTCGTAGGTCATTTGAAGCCTTTCATTGCCTCGCAAGCCGTTTTAACCGTTTAACAGCGTATCTGCGAATACCGACAATCCGGCAGAATCTACCGTTCGGAGAATTCCACGCACGCGCAACGCAGCTGGCTGTCGTGCCGAAGCCGCGGTCGCGCCTTGATTTGATACCTTGACTCAATACATTGACTCGATACCTTGACTCAATGCCTTGGTTCGATACTCGATGCCTTGCAGGGCGAAGCATGAAGGCGCTGAATCCTCGCTGAGATGGAATGATTGGAAGGCTGAAGACGCCTCGAGGCATCTTCAGCGGATACACGAATGCGAAGGTGTGCCGAGCCGCATGTGCGGCGCATTGCACGATCCTTCGCATTCGTCTGGTCATCGATGGCCGATGTGGCGTTCCTGCACACGATTTATGGCAGGAAATGTGATTCTCTCGAACCACGCCGGGCATCGACCTTCATAGCTCTGTACTTTACAGCTATGTACTTCACAGCTCTTGCCCTCACAGCCTCAATCCTCAGGGCCTTGGCCTTGAAGACATCGGCTTGCAGAGCGTCGAGCTCAGGGGAATCACTCCTCTTCGCCCTTGCCCACTTCAAGACGGGCGAAGTCCACGGCCTGCGCACCCGCAGCCTTGAACAGGTCGCCGATTGTCTTGGAAGTGTCCTTGACATATTCCTGCTCCAACAGCACCGTCTCCTTGTAGAAGGAGTTAAGGCGCCCCTCGACGATGCGAGGAATGATCTTCTCGGGCTTGCCCTCAGCCTGAGACTTCTCGGTCGCGACGCGAGTCTCCGCCTCGACGACGTCAGCAGGAACGTCTTCGCGACGCAGCCACTTCGGGCTCATTGCGGAAATCTGCAATGCGACTTCGTGTGCGATCGAAGCGCCCGCCTCATCCGTTGCAATCACGGCAACGATGGAAGGAGGCAGTTCGACTGACTTGTGATGGGCATAGATCTCGACATGAGGTCCGGCAACGCGAGCAAACTGACCAAGCTTGACATGCTCGTGGAACAGGGCGCCAGCCTCTTCGATCGTCTCGCTGACGGTACCCGACTTCGAGGCGGCCTTGAGCACGTCGTCGGCCGATTGCGCGTCTGCCTTGGCAACGTCGGCAACAACCTCGTCACCGAACTCCACGAACTGCGGGGTCTTGGCGACGAAATCGGTCTCTGAATTCAATTCGACGGCATATGCGACCTGACCATCGGCATTGCTTGAGATCGTGGAGGCGATCAGGCCTTCCTGAGCCTTGCGCCCTTCTCGCTTGCCTGCAGCCTGGATGCCCTTGGCGCGAATGATTTCCTTTGCACGTGCAACATCGCCTTCGGCTTCGGTGAGCGCCTTCTTGACGTCCATCATTCCGGCGCCAGTTGCGTCACGCAGTTCCTTGATGAGTGCGGCAGTGATCTTTGCCATATAAACTCTCCTCTGTGTTAACGTGCCGGTCGCGGCACGCATCGCCCCGCGACCGGATCCAAGTTCAGTGACCCTGAATTACTCAGCTTTTGCTTCCGCAGCCGGTGCCTCGGCAGGTGCCGCGTCGGCCTTGTCGGCGTTCTCGGCAGTCTCAGTGCCTTCTTCGTTCTTTTCGGCTTCTGGCTTCTGGAGAAGGTCCTTCTCCCACTCTGCCATTGGTTGTTCGGCTGATTCCTCGGCCTTGGCAGCCTTGCCTGAACGCTCGAGCAGACCCTCGGCGACGGCATCCGCCATCAGGGAGGTGAGCAGCTCGATGCCGCGGATCGCATCGTCGTTTGCAGGAATCGGATAGGTGACGGTCTCAGGATCCGTGTTCGTGTCAACGAGCGCCACGACGGGAATGTGCAGCTTGTGGGCTTCCTGAACGGCAAGCGCTTCCTTGTTGATGTCGATGATGAACAGGGCCGAAGGGGTGCGGTTCATGTTACGGATGCCGCCGAGCTGCTTCTCCAGCTTGTCCTTCTCGCGTTCGAGAAGCAGCAGTTCCTTCTTGGTCAGACCTGACGCGTGGACATCGCTGAAGTCCATCTCCTCGAGTTCCTTGAGACGGGAGACGCGCTTGGTGACGGTTTGGAAGTTGGTGAGCATGCCGCCCAGCCAGCGCTCGGAAACATATGGCATGTTCACGCGGGTCGCCTGGGTCTTGACTGCATCCTGCGCCTGCTTCTTGGTGCCGACGAAGAGGATGGTGCCGTTGTGGGCCACGGTCTGCTTGATGAAGTCGTAGGCCTTGTCGATCATGTCGAGCGACTTGAAAAGATTGATAATATGAATGCCATTGCGTTCAGTAAGGATGTATTGCTTCATCTTCGGATCCCAGCGACGTGTCTGATGTCCGAAGTGGATGCCAGCCTTGAGCATTTCGCTCATGGTTATCTGTGCCATGATAATACCTTTCATTGTCGGTTATTGCCTGGTCATGCGAACCTGAGTGCAGCCCAAAGGGCCGACCGACACAGGTCGTCGCCGACATGACGCGATGTCGTGTGCCATCTCTAGGAAAGTTCGAATCGGAAGAGCCTGCGACTGCCTACCGAATCATCGACACACAGCTGACAAGGATACCATGGATCCTCGTCAGAAGCTGCAATCACCGAGCTGGCGAGCGAAGTTCGCGCAGTGCCTTGCGACGAACATCCTTCTCGAGCCGGTCTATGTACACGTGACCGTCAAGATGGTCGCATTCGTGCTGGAGCATTCGGCCCTTGATCCCGTCACCTTCGACGACGATCTCCCTGCCTGACAGGTCGATGCCGCGCACCCGCGCGTAGTCGGCTCTGCGGGTGTCGTACCACAGTCCAGGAAGGGAGAGGCATCCTTCGGCTCCGAACTGCTCTCCCGTGGTCTCTTCCAGAACTGGGTTGATGACATATCCAAGCTCATCCTCGATGTTGAAGGAAAACACCCTCAGCGGCACACCGATCTGGTTCGCCGATAGACCGGCCCTGCCGGGATCGTTCACCGTCTCGAGCAGATCCTGAACGAGTCGCTCGATCGCCGGAGTTATCGTCTTCACTGGATCGCAGACG
Protein-coding sequences here:
- the pyrH gene encoding UMP kinase: MTYDDVSDDDHDKSNAPVRSRRVLLKLSGEAFGGGAVGVDTAVVSRIASEIVAAVKTGVQVAIVVGGGNFFRGAQLSQAGIERSRGDYMGMLGTVMNCLALQDFLEQAGQATRVQTAITMGQVAEPYIPQKAIRHLEKGRVVIFGAGAGMPYFSTDTVSIQRALEIHCAEVLMGKNGVEGVYTADPHKDASARMFTKLSYKRALVDNLAVMDAAALSMARDNSMKIRVFGLEKADNVTKALQGESLGTMVCDQESVTE
- the tsf gene encoding translation elongation factor Ts, which translates into the protein MAKITAALIKELRDATGAGMMDVKKALTEAEGDVARAKEIIRAKGIQAAGKREGRKAQEGLIASTISSNADGQVAYAVELNSETDFVAKTPQFVEFGDEVVADVAKADAQSADDVLKAASKSGTVSETIEEAGALFHEHVKLGQFARVAGPHVEIYAHHKSVELPPSIVAVIATDEAGASIAHEVALQISAMSPKWLRREDVPADVVEAETRVATEKSQAEGKPEKIIPRIVEGRLNSFYKETVLLEQEYVKDTSKTIGDLFKAAGAQAVDFARLEVGKGEEE
- the rpsB gene encoding 30S ribosomal protein S2, producing the protein MAQITMSEMLKAGIHFGHQTRRWDPKMKQYILTERNGIHIINLFKSLDMIDKAYDFIKQTVAHNGTILFVGTKKQAQDAVKTQATRVNMPYVSERWLGGMLTNFQTVTKRVSRLKELEEMDFSDVHASGLTKKELLLLEREKDKLEKQLGGIRNMNRTPSALFIIDINKEALAVQEAHKLHIPVVALVDTNTDPETVTYPIPANDDAIRGIELLTSLMADAVAEGLLERSGKAAKAEESAEQPMAEWEKDLLQKPEAEKNEEGTETAENADKADAAPAEAPAAEAKAE
- the def gene encoding peptide deformylase → MAIRDIRVVPDPILRTVCDPVKTITPAIERLVQDLLETVNDPGRAGLSANQIGVPLRVFSFNIEDELGYVINPVLEETTGEQFGAEGCLSLPGLWYDTRRADYARVRGIDLSGREIVVEGDGIKGRMLQHECDHLDGHVYIDRLEKDVRRKALRELRSPAR